From the Flavobacterium galactosidilyticum genome, one window contains:
- a CDS encoding DUF4270 domain-containing protein yields MYNNSFFKKILIVVTVIFLYSCDKDYNEIGGDLIGGNNFDLNKVSFNVSGYNQKTGPIQSNNLEVNPLGIYNNPNFGETTANFNTQVILPTFVSAVGERPFIESVVLTIPYYVDDLKTKTNTDGSHVYVLDSIYGPESAKMKLSVYESGYFMRDADPSTQFQSQQKYFTDQNADFDNLKLPTRLNDSPSASQNDEFYFDAAEHVVVTTDSITAAKTTKYEVPGMKLNLNKEYFKTRILDAVNAGKLASNDVFRNYFRGLYFKMEKSGSSPGNLAMLNFKAGKITITYKEDVAAAVAGGTPTREKRTIVLELGGNSVSLLKNDFSASGMVYNALPFTGNTAQGDDKLFLKGGEGSVAVLDLFDKADVKGYDVNGNLTVGPNGVSDELDDLRNPADKKKLLVNEANLVFHIDASAMANSYEPQRVYLFDYTNNRPVVDFVIDPTVNSAFPKKSKVLFDGLLKQDATTKKGATYKIRITNQIRNLINNKDSTNVKLGLVVTEDIAINASSKVRTPNAFITAAPRASVMNPLGTILYGGNSTVPFEKRLKLEIYFTKPN; encoded by the coding sequence ATGTACAATAATTCTTTTTTTAAGAAAATCCTGATAGTAGTAACTGTTATTTTTTTATACTCATGTGATAAAGATTACAATGAAATAGGCGGTGATTTAATAGGTGGAAATAACTTTGACCTTAACAAAGTATCTTTTAATGTTTCAGGTTACAATCAAAAAACCGGTCCAATACAATCTAATAATCTTGAGGTTAATCCGTTGGGAATTTACAACAATCCTAATTTTGGTGAAACAACGGCTAATTTTAATACACAAGTAATTTTACCCACTTTTGTAAGTGCTGTAGGAGAGAGACCTTTTATAGAAAGCGTTGTTTTGACAATTCCTTATTACGTTGATGATTTAAAAACTAAAACAAATACTGACGGTAGCCATGTGTACGTATTGGATTCTATTTATGGTCCAGAATCAGCTAAAATGAAGTTGAGTGTGTATGAATCGGGCTATTTTATGCGAGATGCTGATCCTTCGACTCAATTCCAGAGTCAGCAAAAATATTTTACAGATCAAAATGCAGATTTCGATAATTTGAAACTTCCAACTCGTTTGAACGATAGTCCTAGCGCGTCTCAAAATGACGAGTTTTACTTTGATGCTGCTGAGCATGTTGTTGTAACTACTGACTCGATCACGGCTGCTAAAACTACAAAGTACGAAGTGCCAGGAATGAAGTTAAATCTTAACAAAGAATACTTCAAAACTAGAATTCTTGACGCCGTTAATGCTGGGAAATTAGCTTCGAATGATGTTTTCAGAAATTATTTTAGAGGTTTATACTTTAAAATGGAAAAATCGGGAAGCAGTCCAGGAAATTTGGCTATGCTTAATTTTAAAGCAGGTAAAATTACTATTACTTATAAAGAAGATGTTGCCGCTGCAGTTGCTGGTGGAACACCAACACGTGAAAAGAGAACAATAGTTCTTGAACTAGGAGGTAATTCTGTTAGTTTGTTGAAAAATGATTTTAGTGCAAGTGGTATGGTGTATAATGCTTTGCCTTTTACTGGAAACACAGCTCAAGGTGATGATAAATTATTTCTAAAAGGTGGTGAAGGTTCAGTAGCAGTATTAGATCTTTTTGATAAAGCAGATGTTAAAGGTTACGATGTAAATGGAAATCTTACAGTGGGTCCTAATGGCGTTTCAGATGAGTTAGATGACTTAAGAAATCCTGCTGATAAAAAGAAACTTTTAGTCAATGAAGCTAATCTTGTTTTTCATATAGACGCTAGCGCTATGGCAAATAGTTATGAGCCACAACGCGTTTATTTATTTGATTATACGAATAACCGACCAGTTGTTGATTTTGTAATAGATCCAACGGTAAATAGTGCATTTCCTAAAAAGTCTAAAGTTTTATTTGATGGTCTTTTAAAACAAGATGCTACTACAAAAAAAGGTGCTACTTATAAAATTAGAATTACGAATCAGATACGAAATCTTATAAACAACAAAGATTCGACTAACGTTAAATTAGGTTTAGTAGTTACTGAAGACATAGCTATAAACGCATCTAGTAAGGTTAGAACGCCAAACGCATTTATTACTGCAGCACCGAGAGCATCAGTTATGAATCCGTTGGGCACTATTTTATACGGAGGAAATTCAACCGTGCCTTTTGAGAAAAGATTAAAGCTTGAGATTTATTTTACTAAACCAAATTAA
- a CDS encoding glycogen/starch synthase: MKDKRILYVSSEVVPYLAENEVSLMSYDVPKMINDQGGQIRIFMPRYGNINERRHQLHEVIRLSGMNLVVNDLDMPLIIKVASIPKERIQVYFIDNDEYFKRKATFTDEEGVMFPDNDERAIFFAKGVVETVKKLNWVPDIIHVHGWMAAMLPVYMKHFYKNEALFSETKIVTSVYAQSFDGTLNKGMINKVKFDGVPADAIADLEIPNYESIIKATINHSDAVIVASDNLSSSLTKFIESSGKPFLPFASKDAFAEAYTNFYKNEVL; encoded by the coding sequence ATGAAAGATAAGAGGATATTATATGTATCATCTGAGGTAGTTCCTTATCTCGCTGAAAACGAGGTCTCTTTAATGTCTTATGACGTTCCTAAAATGATAAATGACCAAGGCGGACAGATACGAATCTTTATGCCGAGGTACGGAAATATTAACGAGAGAAGACACCAATTGCACGAAGTAATTAGACTTTCGGGAATGAATTTGGTTGTAAATGACTTAGATATGCCACTGATAATTAAAGTTGCTTCTATTCCTAAAGAGAGAATTCAGGTTTATTTTATTGATAATGATGAGTATTTCAAAAGGAAAGCTACGTTTACTGATGAAGAAGGCGTGATGTTTCCAGACAACGACGAACGTGCTATTTTCTTTGCAAAAGGGGTTGTAGAAACGGTAAAAAAATTAAACTGGGTTCCTGATATTATTCATGTTCATGGATGGATGGCGGCGATGTTGCCTGTTTACATGAAGCATTTTTACAAAAACGAAGCTTTATTTTCTGAAACTAAGATAGTTACTTCTGTTTATGCACAGTCTTTTGATGGCACTTTGAATAAAGGAATGATCAATAAGGTTAAATTTGATGGAGTTCCTGCTGATGCCATTGCTGATTTAGAGATTCCAAACTACGAAAGTATCATTAAAGCCACTATAAATCATTCTGATGCAGTGATTGTAGCTTCAGATAACCTCTCTTCAAGTTTAACAAAATTTATAGAATCTTCAGGAAAACCTTTTTTACCTTTCGCCTCGAAAGACGCATTCGCGGAAGCGTACACTAATTTCTATAAAAACGAAGTTCTTTAA
- the panC gene encoding pantoate--beta-alanine ligase encodes MPIFYGKSTLMDYLKSIKTPHSTIGFVPTMGALHEGHLALMQKSLMENKNTVVSIFVNPTQFNNPDDLAKYPRTLEADIKKLNALDPNIILYAPSVEDIYEGNVQSQSFDFDGLENQMEGKFRPGHFDGVGTIVKRLFEIVEPTNAYFGEKDFQQLQIVKKMVAKSGLKVTVIGCPIFRESNHLAMSSRNERLSTQERDEAAIIYKTLNIAKEKFKNDSANSVGEWVQNSFKKNSNFSLEYFVIADEAQLLPCVRKNKNKKYRAFIAVLVNNIRLIDTISLN; translated from the coding sequence ATGCCAATTTTCTACGGAAAATCAACTTTAATGGACTATTTGAAATCAATAAAAACGCCTCATTCCACCATTGGATTTGTTCCAACTATGGGTGCTTTACATGAGGGTCATTTAGCTTTAATGCAAAAATCATTGATGGAAAATAAAAATACTGTTGTGAGTATTTTTGTAAATCCCACACAATTTAACAATCCTGATGACCTTGCAAAATACCCAAGGACGCTGGAGGCAGACATCAAAAAGCTCAATGCTTTAGATCCCAACATTATTTTATACGCTCCATCAGTAGAAGATATTTACGAGGGAAATGTACAATCTCAAAGCTTTGACTTTGACGGACTGGAAAATCAAATGGAAGGCAAATTCCGACCTGGCCATTTCGATGGAGTGGGTACAATTGTAAAACGTCTTTTCGAAATCGTGGAACCTACAAATGCTTACTTTGGAGAAAAAGATTTTCAACAACTGCAAATTGTAAAGAAAATGGTAGCTAAAAGCGGCTTAAAAGTCACTGTAATTGGATGCCCTATTTTTAGAGAATCGAATCATCTGGCTATGAGTTCTAGAAACGAACGTTTATCAACACAAGAAAGAGATGAAGCTGCAATTATTTATAAAACGCTAAACATTGCCAAAGAAAAATTCAAAAATGATAGTGCAAATTCAGTAGGCGAATGGGTACAAAATTCATTCAAAAAAAATTCGAACTTTTCTTTGGAGTATTTTGTAATTGCTGATGAAGCACAGCTTTTGCCTTGTGTAAGAAAAAATAAAAATAAAAAATACCGAGCATTTATTGCTGTTTTAGTCAACAATATTCGTCTGATTGATACTATTTCATTAAATTAA
- a CDS encoding OmpA/MotB family protein, with protein sequence MIKKISIGMLALALSTSCVSKKIYNDLENKFADLKKENRSISDENAELLKAKNQLELYRDGLTADLSKLKVEMNKVKADYAVAQEKFKVLQDSYAALEKNSSDALQTNMKKNRDLLAQLDEKAQALALEQERLSKNSQRLQELENLIAAKEASMKNLKETLSRALNSFEGKGLTVEQKNGKVYVSMENKLLFNSGSYAVGAEGKKAVIEVGKVLGDNPEISVLIEGHTDNDAFTAAGPIADNWDLSTKRATAIVAILSENKYINKQNLTAAGRSEYSPLVSNATADGKAKNRRIEIILTPRLDEISKMLNDIN encoded by the coding sequence ATGATTAAAAAAATTTCTATAGGAATGTTAGCGTTAGCGCTCTCTACCTCATGTGTTTCTAAGAAAATTTACAATGACTTAGAAAATAAATTTGCAGATTTAAAAAAAGAAAATAGATCAATATCTGATGAAAATGCAGAGTTGCTAAAGGCTAAAAACCAACTCGAATTATATCGCGATGGTTTGACAGCAGATTTAAGTAAGCTTAAAGTGGAAATGAATAAGGTAAAAGCGGATTATGCTGTAGCGCAGGAAAAATTCAAAGTATTACAAGATTCTTACGCTGCTTTAGAAAAAAATAGCAGTGATGCATTGCAAACCAACATGAAGAAAAATCGTGATTTGCTAGCGCAATTAGATGAAAAAGCACAAGCATTAGCGCTAGAACAAGAGCGATTAAGTAAAAACTCACAACGCTTACAAGAGCTAGAGAATTTAATTGCGGCTAAAGAAGCAAGCATGAAAAATCTTAAAGAAACGCTTTCTAGAGCCTTAAATAGTTTTGAAGGGAAAGGATTAACAGTAGAGCAAAAAAATGGAAAAGTATATGTTTCTATGGAGAATAAACTACTTTTTAATTCAGGAAGTTATGCCGTAGGTGCTGAAGGTAAAAAAGCAGTAATCGAAGTCGGGAAAGTGCTAGGAGATAATCCAGAAATTTCTGTTTTGATTGAAGGGCATACTGACAATGATGCTTTTACAGCAGCAGGTCCTATCGCAGATAACTGGGACTTATCTACTAAAAGAGCTACAGCAATTGTGGCTATTTTGAGCGAAAATAAATATATAAACAAGCAAAATCTCACTGCAGCTGGTCGAAGTGAGTATTCTCCATTAGTGAGCAATGCTACTGCTGATGGGAAAGCTAAAAACCGAAGAATTGAAATTATCCTTACACCGAGGCTGGACGAGATTTCAAAAATGTTAAACGATATTAATTAA
- the radA gene encoding DNA repair protein RadA, with product MSKVKTTFFCQNCGAQYAKWQGQCNSCKEWNTIAEEIIQKQEKTAWKSEPNSTSKAPKPLRIDEIDSAQEIRMDTTDGELNRVLGGGIVPGSLILLGGEPGIGKSTLLLQISLKLPYKTLYVSGEESQKQIKMRAERITPSSDNCYILTETKTQNIFKQIEAIEPEIVIIDSIQTLHTDYIESTAGSISQIRETTAELIKFAKETNIPVILIGHITKDGNIAGPKILEHMVDTVLQFEGDRNHVYRILRSLKNRFGSTAEIGIYEMLGSGLREVSNPSEILISHKNEELSGTAIASTLEGMRPLMIEIQALVSTAVYGTPQRSTTGYNAKRLNMILAVLEKRAGFRLGAKDVFLNITGGISVDDPAIDLAVVAAILSSNEDIAINKDFCFAGEVGLSGEIRPVNRVDQRIQEAEKLGFSTIFVSKYNKIALKNTGISIRLVAKIEDVVAELFG from the coding sequence ATGTCAAAAGTAAAAACAACTTTTTTTTGCCAAAACTGCGGCGCACAATATGCCAAATGGCAAGGTCAATGCAATTCTTGTAAAGAATGGAATACCATCGCGGAGGAAATAATTCAAAAACAAGAAAAAACAGCTTGGAAAAGCGAGCCAAATTCAACTAGCAAAGCTCCAAAACCTTTACGAATTGACGAAATAGATTCGGCTCAAGAAATCCGAATGGATACTACTGATGGGGAACTTAATCGTGTTTTAGGTGGCGGTATTGTTCCTGGATCTTTAATTCTTTTAGGTGGCGAACCTGGTATTGGAAAAAGTACACTTTTACTCCAAATTTCATTAAAACTACCTTATAAAACGCTCTATGTTTCTGGCGAAGAAAGCCAAAAACAAATAAAAATGCGAGCGGAGAGAATCACCCCTAGCAGCGACAATTGCTATATTCTAACCGAAACAAAAACTCAGAATATCTTTAAACAAATTGAAGCAATTGAACCTGAAATCGTAATCATCGATTCTATTCAGACACTTCACACTGATTATATTGAATCAACAGCGGGAAGCATTTCTCAAATTAGAGAAACAACTGCCGAATTGATCAAATTTGCTAAAGAGACAAATATTCCAGTCATACTCATAGGCCATATTACCAAAGACGGAAACATTGCAGGTCCAAAAATATTAGAACACATGGTAGATACCGTGCTGCAGTTTGAAGGCGACAGAAATCATGTTTATAGAATACTTCGTTCCTTAAAAAACCGCTTTGGATCAACAGCCGAAATAGGAATTTACGAAATGCTGGGAAGTGGATTACGCGAAGTTTCTAATCCATCTGAAATATTAATTTCGCATAAAAACGAAGAATTATCAGGTACAGCAATTGCCTCTACTTTAGAAGGCATGCGTCCGTTGATGATTGAAATTCAAGCTTTAGTAAGTACAGCAGTTTACGGAACACCACAACGGAGCACCACAGGTTACAATGCAAAGCGACTCAACATGATATTGGCAGTTTTAGAAAAAAGAGCTGGATTTAGGCTTGGCGCCAAAGATGTATTCTTGAATATTACTGGAGGAATTTCAGTAGATGATCCCGCTATCGATTTAGCTGTGGTTGCTGCTATTTTATCCTCTAATGAAGATATTGCTATTAATAAAGATTTTTGTTTTGCTGGCGAAGTAGGACTTTCGGGTGAAATACGACCAGTGAACCGCGTTGACCAACGCATTCAAGAGGCAGAAAAACTAGGGTTCTCTACCATTTTTGTATCTAAATACAATAAAATTGCTCTAAAAAACACAGGTATAAGTATTCGATTAGTTGCTAAAATCGAGGATGTTGTAGCAGAATTATTTGGGTAG
- the panD gene encoding aspartate 1-decarboxylase, with product MQIQVLKSKIHRVKVTGADLNYIGSITIDESLLDASNIIEGEKVSIVNINNGERFETYAIKGERNSGTITLNGPAARKVQKDDIIIIISYATLEFEEAKTFKPWVIFPNENDNSLT from the coding sequence ATGCAAATTCAAGTTTTAAAATCAAAAATTCACCGCGTTAAAGTAACCGGAGCCGATTTGAATTATATCGGGAGTATTACTATTGACGAATCTTTACTAGACGCTTCTAATATTATTGAAGGTGAAAAAGTATCTATCGTAAACATCAATAACGGGGAACGTTTTGAAACCTATGCGATAAAAGGAGAAAGAAACTCTGGTACAATTACTCTAAATGGTCCTGCCGCTAGAAAAGTTCAAAAAGACGATATTATTATTATCATTTCGTACGCAACATTGGAATTTGAAGAAGCTAAAACCTTCAAACCATGGGTTATTTTCCCAAATGAAAATGACAATTCTTTGACGTAA
- a CDS encoding aldo/keto reductase, with amino-acid sequence MKYNFLPNTDVKVSKICLGTMTFGQQNSEAEGHAQMDYAFEKGVNFFDTAEMYSIPSREETYGSTERIIGTWFKKTGKREEIVLASKIAGPNPNFGYMRDQLDFSPASIKYALDNSLQRLQTDYLDVYQLHWPERKNNCFGQRGFKVQEDGWEDNIHQVLETLDGFVKEGKIKHVGLSNETPWGIMRFLEESKYHNLPRIKTVQNPYSLLNRLFEVGSSEVCMRENVGLLAYSPLAFGVLSGKFLTGESHPNARLSLFPQYSRYSSEQCTQATILYNEIAKKNGLTLTELSLVFLEQQAFVTSTIIGATTLEQLKENIATINVSLSEEIIAEINKVQAIIPDPAP; translated from the coding sequence ATGAAATATAACTTTTTACCTAATACTGATGTTAAAGTCAGTAAAATATGCCTTGGTACCATGACTTTTGGACAGCAAAATTCAGAAGCTGAGGGTCATGCCCAAATGGATTATGCATTTGAAAAAGGAGTCAATTTTTTTGATACTGCCGAGATGTATTCTATTCCCTCACGTGAGGAAACCTATGGAAGTACGGAGAGAATCATTGGAACTTGGTTCAAAAAAACAGGAAAAAGAGAAGAGATAGTTTTAGCATCTAAAATTGCGGGACCTAATCCTAATTTTGGTTACATGCGTGATCAGCTTGATTTCTCTCCTGCAAGTATAAAATATGCTTTAGATAACTCCTTACAGCGTTTGCAAACGGATTACTTAGATGTTTATCAATTGCACTGGCCAGAACGCAAAAACAATTGCTTTGGGCAACGTGGTTTTAAAGTACAAGAAGATGGATGGGAAGACAATATTCATCAAGTTTTAGAAACTTTAGATGGCTTTGTAAAAGAGGGAAAGATCAAGCATGTGGGACTTTCTAATGAAACACCATGGGGAATTATGCGTTTTCTAGAAGAAAGTAAATACCATAATTTACCAAGAATAAAAACGGTTCAAAATCCGTATTCATTGTTGAATAGACTTTTTGAAGTCGGTTCTTCAGAGGTTTGTATGAGAGAAAATGTAGGTTTGTTGGCTTATTCTCCGTTAGCTTTTGGAGTGTTATCAGGGAAGTTTTTAACTGGTGAAAGTCACCCTAATGCTAGATTGTCTTTATTTCCTCAGTATTCCAGATACAGTAGTGAGCAATGTACTCAAGCCACAATTTTGTATAATGAAATTGCAAAGAAAAATGGCTTGACGTTAACTGAATTGTCGTTGGTATTTTTAGAGCAACAAGCCTTTGTAACAAGTACAATTATTGGAGCGACAACTTTAGAACAACTAAAAGAAAATATAGCTACTATTAATGTGTCACTTTCGGAGGAAATAATTGCAGAAATCAATAAAGTTCAGGCTATTATTCCTGATCCGGCTCCTTAA
- a CDS encoding GNAT family N-acyltransferase, which produces MGLVTAKEVAKAINVDKYGVLGTFSGWMLMKLLKISTLNKVYNRNRHLKDVAFLNGILDDLQIKFEIPEEDLKRLPKDGAYITISNHPLGGIDGVLLLKLMLEREPNFKIIANFLLHRIHPLKKYIMPVNPFENHKDSKSSVVGIKETFRHLSDGKPLGIFPAGEVSTYKDGKLMVDKPWEEGAIKVIRKAQVPVIPIYFHAKNSRLFYLLSKISGTFRTAKLPSEVFSQKNRVIKVRVGKPIPVNEQNEYKTLEEYSEFLRKKTYMLANPFEKESHFLPTPSLKIPKSPKKIVTAANSEKMLAEVDAARNSNCRLLQSKNYEVFFTEAHQIPNILHEIGRLREITFREVGEGTNESIDLDKHDQYYHHLFLWDSDTNKIAGAYRMGLGSKIYPKYGINGFYLNDLFRFEPELYDMMHKSIEMGRAFIIKEYQQKPMPLFLLWKGIMHTTLRYPEHKFLLGGVSISNQFSDFSKSLMIEFMKSNYYDPYIAQYIHPKKEYKVKLKDADKDFIFNETEADLNKFDKIIDELEPGSLRLPVLIKKYIKQNAKVVAFNVDPLFNNAVDGLMYIRIADIPESTMKPVMEEFQKELERKLHEKEE; this is translated from the coding sequence ATGGGTTTAGTTACCGCCAAAGAAGTTGCAAAAGCAATTAATGTAGATAAATACGGGGTTCTTGGAACTTTTTCCGGATGGATGCTAATGAAGTTGCTAAAAATTTCGACTTTAAACAAAGTTTATAACAGAAACAGGCATTTGAAGGATGTTGCTTTTTTGAATGGGATATTAGACGATCTACAAATAAAATTCGAAATTCCAGAAGAAGACTTAAAACGCTTACCAAAAGATGGCGCTTATATCACTATTTCAAATCACCCACTAGGAGGAATTGATGGCGTTTTGCTATTGAAATTAATGCTTGAAAGAGAACCTAATTTCAAAATCATTGCGAACTTCCTTTTACACCGAATACATCCTTTAAAAAAATACATAATGCCTGTTAACCCTTTTGAAAATCATAAGGACAGCAAATCAAGCGTTGTAGGTATTAAGGAAACTTTTCGCCATTTAAGTGACGGGAAGCCATTAGGTATTTTTCCTGCGGGAGAAGTTTCTACCTATAAAGACGGCAAATTAATGGTGGATAAGCCTTGGGAAGAAGGCGCTATAAAAGTAATTAGAAAAGCGCAAGTTCCTGTTATTCCTATTTATTTCCATGCTAAAAACAGTCGATTATTTTACTTACTTTCTAAAATAAGCGGAACTTTTAGAACCGCTAAACTTCCATCAGAAGTTTTTAGCCAGAAGAATCGCGTGATAAAAGTGCGCGTTGGAAAACCTATTCCGGTAAATGAACAAAACGAATATAAAACCCTAGAGGAATACTCTGAATTTTTAAGAAAAAAAACCTACATGTTGGCTAATCCTTTCGAAAAAGAAAGTCATTTTTTGCCAACACCAAGTTTAAAAATTCCTAAGAGTCCTAAAAAAATTGTCACTGCTGCCAATAGTGAAAAGATGCTTGCTGAAGTTGATGCTGCTAGAAATAGCAATTGCCGCCTTTTACAAAGTAAAAATTACGAAGTTTTCTTCACTGAAGCGCATCAAATTCCAAACATCCTTCATGAAATTGGACGTTTGAGAGAAATCACTTTCCGTGAAGTAGGCGAAGGAACAAATGAATCCATTGATTTAGACAAACACGATCAATATTATCACCATTTATTTTTATGGGATAGTGATACTAATAAAATTGCTGGAGCTTATAGAATGGGACTTGGGTCTAAAATTTACCCAAAATATGGTATAAACGGTTTTTACCTCAACGATCTTTTCCGTTTTGAGCCTGAATTATATGATATGATGCACAAATCGATAGAAATGGGTCGTGCTTTTATCATTAAAGAATACCAACAAAAACCAATGCCTCTTTTCTTGCTTTGGAAAGGAATTATGCACACTACATTACGTTATCCAGAGCATAAATTTCTATTGGGTGGTGTAAGTATTAGTAATCAATTTTCTGATTTCTCAAAATCGCTGATGATTGAATTCATGAAATCGAATTATTACGATCCGTATATTGCGCAATACATACATCCCAAAAAAGAGTATAAAGTTAAACTAAAAGACGCTGATAAAGATTTCATTTTTAATGAGACAGAAGCCGATTTGAATAAATTTGACAAAATTATCGATGAACTAGAACCGGGAAGTTTGCGTTTGCCAGTTTTGATCAAGAAATATATAAAGCAAAACGCAAAAGTTGTTGCTTT
- a CDS encoding exodeoxyribonuclease III — MRIISYNVNGIRAAISKGFIDWLQHANPDIICLQEIKATEDQIPVDDITKAGYPYQYYYSATKKGYSGVAILSKIKPNKVVQGTGIHHMDFEGRNLRADFDDFSVMSLYLPSGTNIERLDHKFMFMDDFQNYINDLKKETPNLIICGDYNICHEAIDIHDPVRNKNVSGFLPQERSWLDGFMKSGFVDSFRHFNSEPHQYSWWSYRAGARGNNKGWRIDYNLVSESLKHKLKRAVILSDAVHSDHCPILVEIE; from the coding sequence ATGAGAATTATTTCATATAACGTCAACGGAATCAGAGCAGCCATTTCGAAGGGCTTTATCGATTGGTTGCAACATGCCAATCCAGATATTATTTGTCTTCAGGAAATTAAAGCTACCGAAGACCAAATACCAGTAGATGATATCACTAAGGCGGGATATCCTTATCAGTATTATTACTCAGCTACTAAAAAAGGGTATAGTGGTGTAGCGATTCTATCTAAAATTAAACCTAATAAGGTGGTTCAGGGAACTGGAATTCACCACATGGATTTTGAAGGTAGAAATCTTCGAGCTGATTTTGATGATTTTTCTGTAATGAGTTTGTATTTACCATCGGGTACAAATATTGAGCGATTAGATCATAAATTCATGTTTATGGATGATTTTCAAAACTACATTAACGACCTGAAAAAAGAGACTCCAAACTTGATTATTTGTGGTGATTACAACATTTGCCACGAGGCTATTGATATTCACGATCCTGTAAGAAATAAAAATGTTTCAGGCTTTTTGCCACAGGAACGATCCTGGCTAGATGGTTTCATGAAATCCGGATTTGTGGATAGTTTTCGTCATTTTAATAGTGAACCTCACCAGTATTCATGGTGGAGTTATCGCGCTGGAGCAAGAGGAAATAACAAGGGTTGGCGTATCGACTACAATTTAGTTAGCGAATCCTTAAAACATAAACTCAAAAGAGCCGTTATCCTGTCTGATGCTGTCCATTCAGACCATTGTCCTATATTAGTCGAAATAGAGTAA